The following are encoded together in the bacterium genome:
- a CDS encoding Rid family hydrolase, with protein MSRTAVDLPLYPGFEGPYSQGAAGGGILYTSGQLPFDPEAGSIVDGPVEAQVKMCMQNIERIVVAGGSDMDCVIRCCVFARRYSDFQAVSRAYAEAFDEPYPARTFITVADLPEGVDVIIEAVAFVPESLAAQDD; from the coding sequence CCGTTGACCTTCCGCTCTATCCCGGGTTCGAGGGCCCGTACTCCCAGGGCGCCGCCGGCGGCGGCATCCTGTACACCTCCGGCCAGCTCCCGTTCGACCCCGAGGCCGGGAGCATCGTGGACGGCCCGGTGGAGGCCCAGGTGAAGATGTGCATGCAGAACATCGAGCGCATCGTGGTGGCCGGGGGTTCGGACATGGACTGCGTGATACGTTGCTGCGTGTTCGCCCGGCGTTACAGCGACTTCCAGGCGGTCAGCCGGGCCTATGCCGAGGCGTTCGACGAACCCTACCCGGCGCGGACGTTCATCACGGTGGCGGACCTGCCGGAGGGGGTGGACGTGATCATCGAGGCCGTGGCGTTCGTGCCGGAGTCCCTGGCCGCCCAGGATGATTGA
- a CDS encoding SIS domain-containing protein yields MKVANPDRTTDTRHTELHMWREIRRQPEVATLNLGDEGGRLGRAAAWIADQDPRQLHFAGCGDSRFTGMVGRYAMSRWAGMPAAVHQSFDASAYLLEEISGGILLAYSNSGESQSTVDCAEAAAAHGVPVLAVTGHEGSRLARLADHVLVTTLPEAPVAASHTTSHTAMIASTLGLAARVAAIRSGDTASIDRAIASAPAAMRYTIEMAGPAAQELAARHRSRDRWVLLGAGPHHATALTGAAKLYETGYVPAICEALDEYAHEQMFVLEPGDPVLVVTSRGASQGKAVEIAGGVSDLEGDPVIVSELEPSDLGGHRVLPVAPLAEPVEEVAALTHLMPLQLYALHLALARGQDPDRVRYFAVNMRLIGQGKTTQDADL; encoded by the coding sequence ATGAAAGTGGCTAACCCAGACCGGACGACGGATACCAGGCACACCGAGCTGCACATGTGGCGGGAGATCCGCCGCCAGCCCGAGGTGGCCACGCTGAACCTCGGCGACGAGGGTGGGCGGCTGGGTAGGGCGGCGGCGTGGATCGCCGATCAGGACCCCCGCCAGCTCCACTTCGCGGGATGCGGCGACTCGCGCTTCACCGGGATGGTGGGTCGCTACGCGATGTCCCGGTGGGCAGGGATGCCGGCCGCCGTACACCAGTCGTTCGACGCGTCCGCCTACCTGCTGGAGGAGATCAGCGGAGGAATCCTGCTGGCGTATTCCAACTCCGGCGAGTCGCAGTCGACCGTGGACTGTGCCGAGGCGGCCGCTGCCCACGGTGTCCCGGTTCTCGCGGTCACCGGCCACGAAGGGTCGCGACTGGCGCGGCTGGCGGATCACGTGCTGGTCACCACGCTGCCCGAAGCACCGGTCGCGGCGTCGCACACCACGAGCCACACCGCCATGATCGCATCGACCCTGGGGCTCGCTGCCCGCGTCGCCGCCATCCGGTCCGGGGACACCGCCTCGATCGACCGGGCGATAGCGAGCGCGCCCGCCGCGATGCGTTACACGATCGAGATGGCGGGGCCGGCGGCTCAGGAGCTGGCGGCGCGGCATAGGTCCAGGGACCGCTGGGTGCTGCTCGGCGCCGGTCCCCATCACGCCACCGCCCTCACCGGGGCGGCGAAGCTCTACGAGACGGGCTACGTACCGGCCATCTGCGAGGCGCTCGACGAGTACGCCCACGAGCAGATGTTCGTGCTCGAACCGGGGGATCCGGTCCTGGTGGTGACATCGCGAGGAGCGTCGCAGGGGAAGGCGGTGGAGATCGCCGGCGGCGTCTCCGACCTGGAGGGCGATCCGGTCATCGTGTCGGAACTCGAGCCCTCGGACCTCGGCGGTCATCGAGTGCTACCGGTCGCACCGCTGGCGGAACCCGTCGAGGAGGTGGCCGCGCTTACCCACCTCATGCCTCTCCAGCTCTACGCGCTCCACCTGGCGCTCGCCAGAGGACAGGACCCGGACCGCGTCAGGTACTTCGCGGTCAACATGCGCCTGATCGGCCAGGGCAAGACCACCCAGGACGCCGACCTGTAA